The DNA region TCATGGGATCTGGATATCACTAGGTTACGTGTCGTCCGTGGTCGGCATCAGTCTTCATCTGAAGAGTGGTTGAAGCGCTTCCGAGATCTAGCTGACCACCACCTAGCTTCATGGGCTTCAGTCTTGCAGATCAACAACGGTAAAATAAAGGGGCCGGCTTTCCAGAAAAGCTTCCAGTTCCCGGGGCCGTCTAATCCCCAGCGGACAAGACGGCCTCAGGACGGCAGCAGCGATCAGTCAGCGGCACGCTGTCCCGCACTTTTGCGTACCTGAGCTGCAGGTGTCAAGCAGGTACGTAGGCGATGAACCTGGTCGACAGGCGGTTCCTTGGTGCGACCATATCTTTGACGCCGGGAACGGCTGCCATCGTGGCTATCTATCTCCAACGCCGGAGGAGTTTGTTATGACCAGGTGGTAGAATGCCATACATCCTCTACCAACAAACTGCCAATTTCGTTGCATGGTGTTCGCGGATTCTAACCCGCGGTGATCACGTCGGGAAAATGGATGAGACATGCATGCAGTTTAACACCACGTGCGGTGTGCCGATGAACGAGTGGCTGGATATGGTGACAGCTACCACTTCCCCCAGCTACTGTTACGACGAACACACCTCGAGGTCTGGCAGCGGAAGGCGCTTGACAGAGCCGAACGTGGGTTAGTTAGGCGCCGCGTTCTCTACAGCAGACGCTCCATCGTCGGAAGAACAGAGCGGTCTGATATTGGATTTAATCTACGGCGTAATTTGCAAGGTCGCCGCGGCGACATCAACAGACCTTGATCACTGTATGCAGAGTCGCCATTTCAGAGGCTAGACCGTGGTTCTTGGTGACCGATGTCTCGCATTGTGTTCCACGGTCAGGGACCACGCTTCGACAATGTCAATAGCCCGTCGAGAAAAGCTCCGAAGAGAAGCATTAGTACTAGTTTGACATGCACTAGAACACCGGCAGATCTCAAGCGTGACAGCGGGGGGCTATCGCAATCAAGAGATGCCCTGACAATACCCCTGGAGATGACAGTCATGGCACCGCGATCAATACCTACGGTTCTCCCGTACGGCTTGAGGGGGCTTTGCCGGAAGCTGGTCTCAGTTGTAACTGAATCAGATTGTACGCAGGGGACCGCAAGTACCTATCTTCGATGGTTCAGCAGAGGTTAAGAGCCAAACTATTCCAGACCCAACGGTCAAACAAGGTGAagatcaaggtcaaggcgaACAGGGTGTCGAAAACGGTAATACTTTGCTCCGGGCGTGAAGCCCCGTTACCTCGTGCTGTAGTGGTAGTCAGCGAGACGCCACAGCTCGATACGGAAGGGTGCTCCGCCTAAAGTCCCATCCTACCGGCCTCGTACGGCACTTGTACGATCTTCAAAGCTTAAGCCCAGGAGGGGTTTTGCGGGGAAAGAGACTTGGGTGGTATTCCGAGAGCGTTCCTTTAAAGCACCATCCTGGGGATCGCAGTACCCTGGACGGCTAGAGAACATGTGTTGGCGACCACTGTGGTTCCGAGGCTGTGATTATCAACCCAGTCCAGATAGCTCGAGGGATTGTCGCTGGCAAGAGTGAGGGGAAGCAGCACAtgatcttgatgatggcccaCCTCATCCTGGGGTTCTGTCTACAAGACACATCACGAGATATTCTCCGAGCAGATCTGTCGTCCCATTTGGGTCAGAAACAGCACAGCACCCTGGCGATTACACATACACGCAGAGGCATGTCCTGATCACCTAGACATTGCCGCTGCCTGGGAGGAATTGATAAGGTATCCACCTAGATGCATGTTTCGGATGTCGTGGGAGAGGGCTTGCTCCGTTCTCCATCAAGTAAAGTTCCATGGCAGCTTGGTTTGCAAAGCAACGCAACGACAGCTACTGCCTCCTAGCACCGCAACAAGACGTCGAGCACAATGCCTGCCATGCCTCTTGTATCGACGGTCGGAGGGCCGGTGAAGCAACGTTGGAACTACACAACGAAAAGTCCAAGAGAGCGGCAGAAGTTGACTGGACTGACACAGTCTGTGTTTCGAGTTCGCCTGTGCTCTGCAGATATCTGCCGTCTGCCGGTGCCCACGAAACAATGAGAAGACGACAGCCAGCAGTTCAAGAGCGGGAAGCAAGGGTCACCCCGCAATGATTCGAATGGGTGGGAATAACGTAATCCACAAAACAGCAAGTTGATCAAACATCCACCGTTCATCTCTCTCTTCGAAGGGGACCACCGTTCATACCGAACCCAAACCCATCGTCTGAACTTTTGCTATGTATACTGCTGGTAGCTCCGCATGAATGAACAACAGCCAGAATAGCTCCGTCGTTTCAAAGAGCCACAGTTCTTGGCTGGCATTCGCCACGTAGCTTTTCGACTTCCGACCACCTACCATCTAGGTACTCGACGCATTATAGACTCATTTTGAATTGAACCCTTTGGATCGCATATCGATAGGTAAGGTGGATCCGACATCCTTCTTTCCAGAAGATTACCATTTTGGACATTTTGTTGTTAGATCACGTTGCATCTAGGTAGATACTTTGTCATCGACAATCAtcatcgttgtcgttgttgcaTTTTGGGAGTTGACCGCATCGCCCTCCTGCCCGCTATGACATCCCCAAGCCGTCTTTGCAGATTTCCAACAGCATGCAGATACACAGTCTCATTATTTTCATTCCCTCGGTGCCTCGGTGCCTCGGTATAGGTTCATTGCTGCTTGCCGTCCCGCCCCTGACCTTGTCTTTGCATGCTTCCCTCACCTGAGGTCTCAGTTCTGgtcccccccttttttttttttttttttttttttggcttcaTCGTTGGAAAACAGCGGAAGTTATCTCGTTCAGTTGGTTGGTAATAATCCTCCCAGGCTCGTGAAATGGTCGGTTGTGGTATCCGGTTTGGGACAGACGGCTGGTAAATATCATGAGgctctcctttttttttttttttgtctctggtgtggctggtgggtgggtgagggagagttgTAGGAGAGAAGCGGCTCAAAAGCAGACAGAGGGACGCGGCAACTCAACGGCAGACTTCCCCCAGACCAGATCCGCGTTTTGGAATGGGAGATGCCGATCCAATCGCTGGTCGGTGTTGCTCTGTTGCTGCGCATATCTATCCCGTGATCTTGGGAAGGCAAAGCAGTTTGTTCTGCGGCAGGGACTGGGGTtcgaggggaaggggggggagggggggaggggggtgcaAGAGCGGACATTCGGTTCAatgctttctttctttctttgctCTCTTGCCACCactgggttggttggttacCTATACGGCGAAGTCCGTTCACACAGTTCGAGAAGGCAGCTTCAGAATGAACTGGCCCGTCCTTGCCAAACAATAACGGTATTGTTTATTACCCCTTTTTCTGTCGTTAGGTTACCATCTGATGTTCATCTCAACCTGAGGAGACGATCAAGGATCTGGGTCACTGCCGTTGGGACGGGCACTGTTGCTCATCGGAGTCggccggtgaggttgagggagggtaTGATGATCTTCCTTCTCGCCTTTGCAGTGTGCCCAAGCCCGCGCAGCAATTACTCTTTCATGACGGCAGTGAAGTTGCGTCGGGGTCTTGCTCTGGAAGACACTGTGACGGCGGGAAGTGACTGCATACCAAGTGGTAGATGGCACAGACGTCTTGATGGCATACACACATGTCCTTTTCCTTTGGTGACAGATGGGACTCCAGTAGAGCAGAGGAAGGTGAGGTCGGAACTAGGTCTATCCTTGCTTGCTACGCAGCATAGAAAGCGGGAAATCATCCCGTTGCTGCAGCATCTGGTGTAAGGTGAAGGACGGATGTTGCTTGATGAGGATATCCGATTCATGCGAGATCTTCTTCCCGTCGGGATGGAAGGTCTTCTCGAAAGAAGAGATCTAGAGCGGATCGGATATCGGATTGCGTGTTCGAGATGTTCCAGATGCAGTAGAAGGAATTGGGATGTGAGATGAGAGGGGGACAGGGACAGGGCTTTGATGTGGTGATCtgatgggggatgaggtgatGATTGGTAgtggtcaagaagatgagatgaagagatgggatggtgaggtggtttGGGAAAGGATCTGGGGGCTTCTGGAAGGGATCAGCGTAGGTTCACACTCCTGTGTCTCTCTGTCTGTCTGCTGCTCTGGGCTCGTCTTCTTGGACAAGTCCTAAGTCAGCTGACCTCACTGTCATCTCTCACACTGGCCGGAGTTTGAGGTTGCGCGAGGAGTTTGTTTCTGGTGTTTTAGCCTCGGTCAACTCTCAGACGCCGGCTCAAGTTGAGCTTTTGGTGAggcttttgttgttgtggcgTCTTTCTTATCGGCTATCAAGATGTCACTTCAGCctcgttgtcgttgttgtcaCAAAAAGAATCAGCCTCACCGCTATGGTGAGCCGTCAAGTTTGAGATAAAGTAGAGGTTATGAGAAAGCAAAATTTGGCTAAACGGCGCCCGGTGTGTTGTGGCTAGAAAGAAGACACTGCGGCTGTGTATGGTGTTGATTGAGGGTGGTCAGCTTCATGACGGGTCTCGAGGACCTCGGGAAGAAACAAGGCAAGAGAAGGCGGCAGGGGGCCAGGAAAGGAGAAGGCAGAGAGATATAAAGAATACAGACTGTCACCTTGCTTTTATGTTCCAATTTCTTATGGCTacagagggtgatgatgaccgTTGTTTTCGACTCAAGGAAGGAAGAAGGGATCAGAAAGGGGTGAAGGGATCGGCATCAACAGATGGCAATAGCAACATAACGACCTCGAAGCCAATATCCAAGACAAAAGACGAGAAACCTCGAATATGGCCGCGACTCTTACCTAGGGGACGGTTTGAAAGACTTCGGCAGCcagcggggaggatgggtgcTCGACCAAAAGACTTCTAATGACAAGACAGTCCCCAAGAGACAGATTGAAAGACGCATAATGGATACGTCACATAGGATAAACACATAAACGGAGGTATTCCTGTTCAGACACCAAACGGGATGAGTCGTTTACGACGAACAATTAGGAGACTCGGGCAAGGAACAGGCGACAGGACCGTGGCTTCCCAGAAACATTGGTATCGCAAAGCCAGCATATAGCCAACGCAACCACGGTCCTCACAGCCCGGTCATCGAGGGTTTTGGGCAACAAGCAGTCACTACAGGAACGAAGCGCAGGAGCTTGGGCTTTATGTATTAGGTCGACAGCCACAATCTTCAGCCAGCCCTAATACCGTCATCCCAACACCCTTGCGGTCAACTGGTAAAGGGATTGGAGCCGCTCACGCCCATCGCCCCCCCGGCTCACCGTGAGCACCTGTTCGATCTGAAGTAAAAGCCTTGGGCTTTGGTAGCCGATCACCTTCCCTGCTCATGAGGGGACTGACCGGGGAGCTTTTGCGACTTTCTTCTTACTGTCAATCAATCTTATTTTGGTATTAGTTCTTGCCAAAGGTTTATGCAACGAGCAAAAGAGGGTGGGACATCAATCACTCTCCCCTAGCAAATACATAACCCCAGGATTATCTTAGGGGATACTAACACCTAACCAACCAACGGGCCTAAACAGAGCCGCAAATACCTGCTAAACAACAATaatgacaacaacaataataacaacaacaacaacaccaacaacaacaacaacattcAATCTCCAAATTACACCAACAAGCAtgaaaaataaataaaacgaaacaccaaaaacatacaacaccagggattccccagtggtcacccacctgagtactggtCTGGCGGTCAATTGCTTaactaggggagagcggacgggatcccgtgtATTCAACTGcctatggtcgtatgtgctTGCGTTCAGCATATTGTGAGCTTAAGAAGCAACATGTTTCTCTGTTCCCAGCTTCGGTTggtgagaagggagaggaagtcTCAGTGTCTCGACAAGATGGCGCTAATTCTTAGGGAGACCTGGGGAAACCCTTATTTATGTTAAGGTTATTTTTACCAAGGAAACCGCTCCTTCTAATCCACCGCCAGGGATGAATCGCAGCATCCTTCGAACCATATCCACGGGCATCATCCATTTTTCGAGACTGCGCTCGTCAACAGCCTACTATACCAATCCTACTTTAAGCATTCTGGAAGGATATAATCAGCTGTGGTACGATTTGCAAGGTTATGGGTGTCACGGCCATCCCAGCTTCTTGGATCCCTGTGTCAAGCTCTCAACTTCCTAGAAACCGTTCGGAATACCACATCTTGACGCCTCCATTCTTGCCGTGATCTTAGTTGATGTATTACACAATCAAACTGGCAATGCTTCAAGCAGCTATTTGACAATCCAACGTCTAGTTCCATCGTCGCTCTACATTGCAAAAAAATCCTTCCTATCCAATCTCCGTCATGGGAGCGATAAACTCGCCCTGAAGTCATCAATCGCCACGCTCTTCTCTCTCAGCCCGCTTTTCTTTCCGTCTACAGTCCCTGGGCGTGTCTCTCTTTCTAATGTCCAAACCTCCCGTACTCCCAAGCTTTCGAGATAGTCCAACCCTCTCAAATAATTCGTCGCCACCTGCCCAATCCCGTGGCTATCGTCAGAGAACGTAAACCTGCCTCCCATCTTGATCCACTCCTCAGCAATCTCCCTCTTGGGGTACCCCTCGGCCATCCCTTTCCTCAACCCAGAAGTGTTCATCTCCAgccaccccccaaactccttcACCTTTTCCAGATTCCTGACTACCTTCCCCCAAACCTTTTGATTCGACTTCAACTCCCTCCCGGGATCCTCACTCATCAGCCTAATCAAGTCGAAATGCCCTACCACCTTGGGCTTCAGCGcgctcaacatctccaactgCTCATCAAAATACTTCTCATACAGCCCCTCCTCGGTGCCACCGCAAGCCTCAATAGCTGTCCGGTAAAGCGCCTTGTCATAGTCAATCGGAATCCCAGCCGTGTGGTGCAGACTC from Podospora pseudoanserina strain CBS 124.78 chromosome 1, whole genome shotgun sequence includes:
- a CDS encoding hypothetical protein (COG:E; BUSCO:EOG09263UCR; EggNog:ENOG503NY90), with the protein product MAFTMHSHSGQFCPGHAVDSLESIILHAISLGYQTLGLTEHMPRTSVSDLYPEELLPTPQATLDSLFPRHEEYLSTAAALQQKYADKIHILIGFEGEWIRGEEYGSLIGELAKDARVDYFIGSLHHTAGIPIDYDKALYRTAIEACGGTEEGLYEKYFDEQLEMLSALKPKVVGHFDLIRLMSEDPGRELKSNQKVWGKVVRNLEKVKEFGGWLEMNTSGLRKGMAEGYPKREIAEEWIKMGGRFTFSDDSHGIGQVATNYLRGLDYLESLGVREVWTLERETRPGTVDGKKSGLREKSVAIDDFRASLSLP